In Glycine soja cultivar W05 chromosome 10, ASM419377v2, whole genome shotgun sequence, the genomic stretch TTCAAGGACCAATTGAGTGATGAACAATTGAACATCATGGAGCAAAGAGGATACCGAGGGCCATTGCAATTTTTTTGCTAACTTGTCAAAGTAAAACCAATAACTTGCAATCCCCTTCTCTGGGCACTAGCAGTTCAATGTATATAAGTGCACTGATTACATTCTACTTCAAGAATCATCGATTGCTAGCATAATAATCTTGTTAAATAGGCATCTATTGGTATATCCTTGTTCCATGTCCATTCATTTTAATCTGCAAAACTGACAATATAACTAACGAATATAAGGATGCATATGATTCAGAGAAGACCAAACACTCAACATATTCTATCATCCAAGAAAAACCTCCTTTTGGGTTTTCACTTGTATTCTCAGCCTTTAGACAAAAAGATAAGCAATTTGGTTTTTCTCTCTGCGGATTAGGATGTACTAAATAGCAGGAAAACTTTCAAATCAACCTTTATTATCTTTCTTCTCCTAATGGATTACCAGATGAGAGCATAATCTGGCTAttcacaatgatttttttttcctctcactACTTCCAGTCTTCCATAGTCTTGAACCTGCTACTTTTGAGAGATTGGTGTTGCTTCTCTGTCACTATATGTAGCCTTAGACTTTGTTGCTCTTGAGTGTCTTGATGAGGCAGATAGCGATTCGGAAGAGGGTGTTGCTTCTCTGTCACTATATGTAGCCTTAGACTTTGTTGCTCTTGAGTGTCTTGATGAAGCAGATACCAACTCGGAAGGGGAAGCTGACTTGGTCTTTTTCTTCTTGGATTTCTTAGGAGCATGAGAAACCCCTGCAGATGGGATGCCTTTGTAAATGTTTGATGTTGGTTGGCTTCCTGTGGACACTTCAAAATCTGTTCAAAGGGTTCAAGTAAGGAATgattattatacaaaaaaataataaataacatccAAACAGTAAATAAATCCATTGCACTAGGTAACCCAGCAAGATCTGATTTACATTTATATAGTTCCTACACCAGCAAGAAATTTTGAAGAATATAAAAAGATTATATGTTTATTGCTCATGATTCTCTCCTAGAATTAGCAGGAAATataatcacaattcacaaacaatggaaataaaataaattctagtATGTAACTGCATAATTGCAGTGAAATCAATAATGTACAGTGACAACAGTCAAAGGTAACATGGGTGGAAAACAAACAACTTCcggaaaaagaaaatcacccTGCAGATAGAGAGGCTATTTTAAACACACAATTGTGTGGTTAAAACTAATTTCTTAGCATATGAAACTAGTACTTCCGAGTTCTGAGCATAGAATGCAGCTTTCAAACAGAGAATATCACTACATTCAGTACATTGTTTTCAGTTAAATTCTTAATTCTGAGGAATCAGATACTCCAAATGCACCAAAACCCACCCTTGAACATATTGTTTATGCAAAAACACAGTCAATACTTTCCCCTTCAAGAAAGGCATAGTAGCACAGAGTCACAGTCACTGTCACagctaaaataatttgtaatttaaataaaataatatcatatatcatattataaaaGCACAACAGCTAAATTCTTCTTAGCTAGACCAACCAATCGCCTTCAAACATACCATGATTCCCAAAATATACAGTTTCAAAAACTACCCATCATTGAATTAATACAGTCATAGCTTTTTAACAGTTAAGATCAGGTGTATACCCAGGCATCAAAACTAAAGATCGTTTAAATTGGCTGCTGTTAGCCTGTTACAGCCTAGGAAGCACAAATACAATACAGGATAGATACAATGCAACACATAAGAAAATAcagcaaattttaaaaattataggacAGAACACtgctataatatatataatgtgaATCTAAagttaacataaaataaaataaaaattaaaatcgcAGTAGAGACTTCATGTTTAAAAATGAGAATAAgtcattataaatataataaaatacaaaaaaaaaaaatctaattattgTGTTATTCCAACCAgtattggtaaaaaaaagtttaaaaagtaagagtataaaaattatatagatgCAATTAAAAGTACTTGAAGTATCCATGCAGTATTAACAAGTGTCTGTGCTTCTTAGGTTACAATTAGCTATATATTTCATATGCATGATAGCAACATATTTCTGGAGATCATATTAGAATGTCATAGTAATTAGTAATGTTGTATAATGGTGGTTCCATCTTAATCACACACCAATAAGAACAAATCTTATGATCTCCACTAATAGAACTATTCATACAGTTTTGTAGCTTTATTCAATTAGGTTGTTCAGTTCTTTTAAGGGTTTAACTCGATCACGTTGAGGAAACTTACCACATGGAAAAACTAAAGAccaacaaaacatgttcttATCAAGCACAgtgatatatacatataatattaaatactaaATTCAATACAATCAAACCACTCCGTttaagaaattcttgtgtggtCCACTTGAAACAGTGTTAATTGTAAAGCCAAGAGCCATTAGATTCCCCACGTTGGAGCTGAGTTTGCTCGTGACATAACAGCCAAACTCTTCCTACGGAGGCAAAGAATCTAGATAGCTTTTGGAAGCCTCACAATTTTATCTAGAAGATAATCAAGAGACACAACAATAATCAAATCCATGTACCCCTTTCTACTAGTTAACCCGTGAAGGGCCAcctatttgtattattttaaattaaggaCACCGCACGGTTCCACATGAATACAGTATCTCAAACTCAATATTTAATGGCACCACAATTGGAAACAAAAATCAACACTTGACTCAGATGAAATTTTGTTGTATGAGGAGTTCGAAGCAAAGCATACCTTGGGAGGACCATGATGTAGTGACAGCCATAGCATTGGGGTCACTTAGTTCACCCAAGTTTCCTAGTGATGTTGAAAAATCAGGCGCTGTTTTAAAATCATTCATctgcataaaaaaatagaatttaatttccATGCACATGtcagtgtaaaaaaatttatacggTCGAGCCAATCAGAAATTATAATAGGTGTATGACTATAGTTATTGGATGAGACTGTAAAACTCATTTGTGCCGCTAATACGTggattaatttttctaataataagaagaagaaaataatagagaaaatgacaaaaaagaaaTTGGATCTTAGATAGTTGAAACATAAATGGAGAGGTAAAGTGCACATCAGCTCCGTACCCAACTGGGTCCAGTTCCTGAGGGGCCATCCCATCCAATGTGAGCCACATGCTTAACATCTGTCGGGTACCCAATTTCCATCTCCCGCTCCTTCACAACTGGAACAGCACCCATTTCCCAACTTAGCACCACCAACAACAAAAACCCAGAAAACCAAAATCACATTGCAAAAATAAAGGATTACCAAATATTTGGGTGATATATTTGAAACTCTTGTAGATTCCTTTTAAAGTGGTTGCCATGGTGCAGATCACAAGCCCCAACAATATGATGACAAAATGGGAACTAGAGACCGAGAATTCTTGACCTGGAAATGCTTTTGCCTGTCAGAAAATGGAGTGTTGTTAAATACAAATGCTTAATTCCATAAACAGTGAGGAGTATCAGCAAAGGTTTCATTGCATGTGATTtggaaccttttttttttgtttcctaggAATGAAGATTGGCATCTGAATATTGAGCACAAAGAAGATGCTATTgctcattaattttaaaaaataaaaatgaaaacttcacactttcaaatggtttttagtagaaaaattcaaaggggagaaaaaattaaaaaaaatacagtacCCCAAGAGGATTATGATGGAGATGCTGATAGAAATCCAACTATGTTTTCTGTGCTCCATTCACCATCATTCTGAAACTCGTGTGGAGAGTGCTGACACATGCAAAGATCAAATAGATGGAAGAAAAGATCAAATGGGTCTAAAAAAGTTGAGATTTTGATTGGAGGGAGGAGAAGGAAGGGAAAGAGAGATGCCTCTAGCCTCTAGGAGAAGAGGAATAGTAGGTGGGCATCCatgaatgaaaatttgaaaactagaatggggagaaagagagagagaaagggttggtttaagatgaaaaaaaaattaggacaaAGATTCGAAAATGGAAGGCAATTTAATAATATGGTTTAATGGGATTGTTTATTTGGGAATGTCCATTATGGTATGGGTGTTTATAGTTGCCGTGCTTGGTTGATGGTTGGTGAGCCTCGATACAGTAAAGAATGGTCCTCTCAGTTTAAAATCATGAACTTGGAAGATTAATTCCTGAGTTATGGTTCTATGTTCTAACTACATGAGTAAGttccttttctttgttattttgcttagctgtaaaatatttaatatttttaatattgtggATATTCTATCCTCTTTTTTATTTGGGGTGGGGGGGAGGGACTCTATCCTAACTCAGGAAAAATAGTgctatgataaataattaattcattcataaaGCAATTAGTTGAATCAGTACAGAAAGTGATTATTTAATTGGACAAAAAAATAAGGATAGAAAGTGATTATTTAATTGGATAAAttgctaattaaatattaaatttatttttgtcttttcaaatattgtgaattttggttgtagtttttataataaaaaatcatttattttaagtCTTTACTTCCTCCGtactcaaatataaataaaattaacttgtactaattaaaaattttaattaatattatttagttttattaatcttattttaaaatattttttcttaaaatatctttcattaaaaattcttgtcaaatctaaaaatgaattattaaaaatagaatttcaataaaatatataatatttttaaaatgatattcttAAGAAATTAGTtgacttttatttatattttgatctatcatacacaattttaattatatttgagtccgaatatattttagtaaaatacatatttttagtaCTATAACTAATAACTAATGAGAGGCGTCCTAAAAAACTAATGAGAGGCTAAAACAacctaacttttaattaatgtaaGGATTAAAAGTGAATAAAAGTTAGactttcttattatttatttagttttatataAGTGTTTTTTAATGCAAGTTTTatataagtgttcaagattatGTTTTTAAACCCACTTTTTCAAGAATCCTATGTGATAACTTGAAACAAGCGCTTCCTATCCCATTTAAAAAACtacttttacaataattattttaaggccGAAGTTAAAGTATATTTTCATCTCTCTAAAATATGtgaaatccaaaataaaatcatctcaTTTTTGTCCCtctaaaattttaagatattattattcattaaatGTGTTAAATCTATTAGTGAATCCGCTTAATTGACACAAATATGTTAAACAGAGATTCTGTCAAAGATATTTgtacaataattataaaatgaaatatttttttggaaagatcaattccaaattttgaatattttagaaagattaaaaaaaaaatcttaaacctCATCTTAAAATCTTTGCTTTCAATAGTATATGATTAATGACTGatcaaaatgatatattattaattaatgaatcGGAATTAAACCTTTTGTGCAGTTTCCTTTTTAATAAACTCAGATTTTTGCAAGATCTTAAATTATGTTGTTTCTTTTATTGGAAGAATTTTTTGATAggtaataaactaataattacTATCATGTAATCTTTTAggcattaattatattatttaaagatTGGTACAATAggcttatttataataaaaaccacaaattatattgtttcttttattGGAAAATTTATAGAATTGGCCGGCAAAACTTATCGCGTAATATTTTTTAGGCATCGTATTTGTCAATTTACACTCTTCAAAGATTTGTGCGAGAAATTTAGTGACACTTATTtatgattaataaattaaaattcgttttttttgcaatataatttttaataaattaatatttttaatttatcataaagtaTGTTCTTATATACTTTTCTTGAAGAAATTTCTTTTAAACAGGCAATATTTATAGCGTAATCTTTTAGTCACCGTATTTTATCAATTAACGTGTAGAATGGACTCTTTAAAAACTGATGCAAGAAGCttacactttttttataatGCATTAAGTTTTGATGCAATTacctttttaataaattattttttctacaatAATGCATTTAGTTTCAAACTTATGATTTCATGATTACTATCCAATCTTATTAAATTGAATCAAtctcatttttcattaaattgaaTCAGtctcatttttcatttaataaatttaacataaatatcATATGCATATTTATGCTTTATATTGGTATTTGagatttatgtaaaatttattaaagaaaaagtgagactttagtacataaattttaaatgaaaatactaTAAAACATACTTATAACATTAAGTTTTATcatccttttaaaaaaacattaagttttatcataaaaaaacacattgaaaatcatgtttttaattatcatatgaATGAATGTCATTAATTCCTCCTGGTATCGAATTTAGTGTCCATGATAGCTagatatattatttaatcaaaatttactCTTATATGGTGTCTGTTACCATTATTTTTGGGTGTAGTGGTATTGTGGTCGCCCTGaccataatattaatattagtgTTTTGAACTAGTGAAATTAAGTTAAAGATTTGAAATTCAAGTAGTATGTCAATCGCGTCttgttcatttatttaaataaatcaacTTATAGTTTTAGCTcgatttattttgaaaatatgaaatttaaatttgactACTTTAGCTTGTTAActgcttaattttcttttctttttacaaaatatatctttatgacgtacttttaattttattaatttattattcaattatgatatatttttaagctaaaaattaaatataaatattaataagaagaagaagaaataataaatattattttgacataaaaaaatggtataatttgtaatatattagtataatagtttttaaaagGCATGTActgtttatgtaaaaaaaatacttttaagataattaatataaaaactattaaatttaACATACAATAAAGGTTTGTGAtgtgatattataaaaaaaataacattattaatgtatatgttatttattttttagatttagttATTCTAAATAGGGGTGCACTTTAAAGGCTAAagtctaataataatatttaattaaaaaaaatatatggtatGGTTATATATGCACTTCTCCTTTTAGAGGAGCTAAATCATTGTTGTTAGAGTTAGCTACACTTTTTTTTCTCAAGAGATATACATATTACAttgttattattactattattatttaattggtATAGAGTATTAAgtgattttattaatgattaatttttgtctgaaattaattaatcatttttagaagaatctttctttttatttatttatttatttataaggctcaaatttaatattttatttaaggaaaTTGAAATCAGTATAACTTAAACCAACCATTTATTAATtatcatgttaaaaaatataattgtataatttagtCTATCTAACTTAACATTGTTAAAGTTTAAAGCAATTGAATCATTTTACACTGAAAAATACTGATAATAACTTAGTGCACTAAGTTAATTAGTTAGATTATTTCAGTAAACTGTTATCaagtttaaaaaatcaaaataataataagatcttccttaatttcatttacttgaaatgtttggataaaaaatttcgTGAACactgaagaagaaaataagaaaacaaatctATAAGCTatagaaaatttgttttttactttttatttttatgttacaaAATATAATGGTGTACCATTACCATACCAGCAACAAGTCCAGAAAAGCATTCCAGTGTTgaaaaataagaaggaaaaaggtgtcaaagaaaagaaaatacttcCAAAGCCGCTTATGCCTTTTTCTGAAGGTCACACTAATTATGCTGTATAATGTTGACATTTTTCTTCCATATGTCACTGTTAGTacagttttcatttaaaatcaaggaaaaaaagaacaaaataccTCTCAATGTGTCTACGTAGCCACTAGCCACCTCTTGTACTCAAACTCCGTTGCTTAGTTGGCATATCTCAGAATTGTTGGAAGCACGTTGGAACGCCAGTTATTTCTTGTTAGGAGGCATAGCCCTTGTATCTTTCTTGATACCCAAACAAAATATTCTTGTGGGCCTCATACTACAaggtattttcttatttttggtaaGAGACAATAGTTATTTTTTGTAACAAGTTATTTTGTTCagatatttttcctttaattagttatatatcCATTAGACTTGCTAAAATTATAGTAGAAAACTAAAGAAACGAGATTTTATAACgtaattaatattattcttgCATGTAGGCAACAAAGATCTGTACAAGGTTTTCTTATCATTGATGACTTAATTAGAGTCTGTTGATAATGAactgtattaattaattttcttatattcatTGCACTTTGTTGCACATTGGGTATGGGTACACTGATTTCATAGGCAGAGGAGCCAGGTTCATTTGAGAGGTGCACGGCAGCTActcccctatttttttttttttcaatgaagacgtactgaaaaaaattattgtttcatcATATATATACATCGAGGAAAATGTATTTATTAGCGTTGACAAAAGTTTGTAGTCCaaagattttaaaaacatgaaaacttAGGAATGATATATATTGACTATAGCTAATTGTTGCTGATCTTGTATATAtgttcatataaattatatcgcttttttaataattattaatatcattCATTACACCTAAGACCTGGCTCCGTCAACGTTTATGAGTGAACCTATATCGTCGTCGTCATATAATAAATCTGTAAACCaaacacaataaataaaatgcattaATAATTGGTGAGAATTATCCGTTCAAAAGTTTAGAAttgtaaaatttgtttatatttatatatctctAAAATCCTGGAGTTAGAAAAAAAAGGCACATTTGGATGAGTTGGGCAAGACTGGAACTGTAAACTTGTAGCGTTGTAGGTTGTGATGACTGGGCCTCTTGTTGGTAGAAGGTCCATTTTTCTTGCACCCAGTTTTAAATGAAAGTCCAAAGGTTCCCGCATAGAACCCATACAACCATTGGTTAGTGCTTCTCTGAGCCTCTTTTGTCTTGGAACCACTTGGCCTATATAAATAGAACCCGGAAATCACAATAACCGACAGTTTGGGATTTTTAATATACCAATCAATCATGAACTGCAATATCAATTACATAGAACAGTCAAtcaagtttaaatttatttattttctgtaattcaaatttaagcatcttatagtaaattttatatttttatttttattttaaatttaatttaatgtttcatTAGAAGACCATTTTATCTCCAATCTTTATCATTATAagaccatttttttctttttttctttccaaatttATCCTTGAGACCAGAAGACTTCGCCTTCTCAGTACCACCGACCTCCCCCAACCTACAAATCCCCAATGGTCACCCTCTTCAAGGATTTTCAATAAGGATTTACCTAAATAAAGGGgtttcaattttcttattttctctaatttaatttccAATTTTAATTACGTGACAACATTACATTATATGACAAACATATTCTTACTTAGATTACAATTGACGTGGTGAGATGACACTTTATTTGTCACCTTATATTTTAATAGAGTTTCTCTAAtagtggaaattaaaaaatgttttgcgACTAAAtagaataagaaattttaatttatgaagacaaaaaaaaaacaccaaaattATGGTGATACATCCATATCGAGATCGAAATGTAAGcacacaaaaaaaacttatgtggGATGaactaatatttaaataaattttggtgACTTAATGATATCATCTCTAAAATATTCTTTGATTTAGttagagttttatttttaacaattaacctttatttttttgtcctatGCAATTAAATGTTAAGGATACTTTAGAAAATGACTTAATGTTTTTATTGAGACTATCAACATGAtggtaactaatttttttaataggtataaattaattttttttcttatatttcagATTGTAGGAagtatttttaatagaaaatataaaaatgttgaaaatGTGTGGTGAAATTTCAtctattaaataagaaaattgtcTACtttgaaataagaaaagaaataaaatataatatttaaatctcTCAAGACAAGAAAGTGTAAATGATATGCATtccattaattttaacaaatatatatatatatattgcatgcttcaaaggagaaaaatgtatatcttaaaataagagaagaaaattttaacagaaattttgaaaatagagTAAAGTATTATCTACTTGGATGTGGATTTGTCAAGAAAGAGaagtttatactttatatgtTTTATCACGAGAGGATATAACAAGTGTAATGTTGACATGAGGAGagtgtaatttatttatgagtttaatgtttatatgTTCAGGCAACATTAAGTAATTAGAGTTATACCAGTACCAAGTTTAATTTTGAGACAAAGTTTTATTATACTATTTATCTAGCCTTTTTTTGCTGTATTTcagtaaatttattaaatagtaTTAAAGTAATAAGATAATATCCCAGagtgaaattaatttataaataaataatatatatactgaTATGATAAtgcaattaaagatattttattttcacgtcttattataaataattatatataataattttataataaattatattaataataattttctttttactaaAAATGCTTAGAAATTGTTGAAACAACACAATACTATTCAAAACAATAAGTGGTAGTGATTTAATgatttatgttatttaattaagttatttaggACTTAAAATAAGTGGTAGTGATTTAACgatttatgttatttaattaagttatttaggACTTAAAGTTTTGATCTTAGATATAAAATagattatattaaaaagaaaatatcaattttatttgtGCTTATGATTCTTGACCACGGCTTTCTGacgataaatattttatattaatattacttCCATGAtgaaaaatttacattaatatcataataataataataaaaaaaaacacaagagtAGTGTTGGATCAAATTAAcaacacaaaagaaaatttcaatcaaattaacaataattaagatatttatgAGTAAACTAGAAAGAGTGTTTCAAATCGGCTTTTGATGAAGCAGCTGGGGCAAACTGATGAACATTGCTTCGTAATCATGAACCATGGATTTTGATTTGGAAACATATCAATCACTTTACATGAAAATATCCTAAATGAAACCCTCCTGAGCCTTTCAAATTCTATCTCCACTCGCAAAAAGCATACAGTTTTCTAGATATTTCCACTCATCACTCCCAGTCTCAGTTTATAAAACCCCACTCCACTCCAACAATAATATCATCAAGTCCCAACAACTATTCTACTTACCTTTTCTCTTAATCCAAATATCATCATCTGAAACGATGGCTGCCATGGCAACCACAACCCTCTCTTCAAACCCGAAACTCTCATTTTTCCACGGAAAGCCCGTTACATATTCTTCCCGCGTCGCACCCACCACCAAGTTATTCTCATCCAAACAAGGCACAATCTCCATGTCCCTAACCCAACCCCCATACGACCTCCAATCCTTCAAATTCCAACCCATCAAAGAATCCATCGTCTCACGCGAAATGACACGCCGCTACATGACCGACATGATAACCTACGCCGACACCGACGTCGTAATCGTCGGAGCCGGCTCGGCGGGGCTCTCCTGTGCGTACGAGATCAGCAAGAACCCCGCCGTGAGCGTCGCCATAATCGAGCAGTCCGTGAGCCCCGGCGGCGGCGCGTGGCTCGGCGGACAACTCTTCTCCGCCATGGTGGTTCGCAAGCCGGCGCACCTCTTCCTGGACGAGCTCGGCGTGGCGTACGACGAGCAAGAGGACTACGTTGTGATAAAGCACGCGGCTTTGTTCACGTCCACCATCATGAGCAGGCTTCTAGCGAGGCCCAACGTGAAGCTCTTCAACGCGGTGGCGGCGGAGGACTTGATCGTGAAGGAAGGGAGGGTTGCAGGGGTTGTGACCAACTGGGCTCTGGTTTCGATGAACCATGACACGCAGTCTTGCATGGACCCCAACGTGATGGAGGCTAAGGTTGTTGTGAGCTCTTGTGGGCACGATGGACCTTTTGGCGCCACCGGGGTTAAGAGGTTGAAGAGTATTGGCATGATTGATAGCGTTCCTGGAATGAAGGCTTTGGATATGAATGCTGCAGAGGATGCTATTGTGAGGCTCACGAGGGAGATTGTGCCCGGCATGATTGTCACCGGCATGGAGGTGGCAGAAATTGATGGCTCCCCAAGGATGGTATGCAGTTTCTATTCTAATCTTGGTCCTAATTACTtaagtatattattattattcacaaGATTTGTCtacataaaacattttcaataatATTGTTGGTGATATATGCAGGGTCCGACGTTTGGGGCGATGATGATATCAGGGCAGAAGGCGGCTCATTTGGCGTTGAAGGCGTTGGGGAGGAACAATGCAATTGATGGAACGTGTGGAGTTGGAAGGGAAGAACCCCAGCTTATTTTCGCTTCTGCAGACACTGAGGAAATTGTTGATGCTTAAACTTACTTGCAAATTAGCTAGATATatagcttttcttttctttctgtttgGTCCCTacttaattatgattttaattttggaaTAAATGAACAACATGTGAATTATGAAGGAGACAATACTTGTTGTTACATTGTATCTGGACAGCACGTGCCACGTATAGCAGAGGAAACCATATATTATCAAGGATGGGAGAGATAGACGccacttaatttttttcatctattcTCAATCGATGAAAAGTGACCAGTATATTTCTTTCTATAAGGTATCTGCTTGTCTACGGGATAGTATCCACTCAATTGTTATGTAAATTGTAAGAAAGTGACGTTAATAAAGGCTATGTTAACATATTTTGGGGCTAAAGTTTATTTTGCCACATAATGGACGATATGCTCTCATTCAACGACGTCTctatgtgaaaaaaattatagacaTCCAAATAAAGTATTATTAACGTCATTAAAACAGGGATAAGTCAATTTCTCTGTTTCTCTACTCATAACttgtaaattttattcataagaaaataaaaaatatacgaaATGTTTAAGTAAGGATCAGTGACGGATCCAACGAGGGACTTTGGGATCCCTTTaggtatatataagaaaaaaaaattaaaaaactattgataaagaaaaatatataagaaaaaaaagtattgagttatatattcttaattttcttctagTAATAGATCATATACATAATTTTGCAcatgaaattaataataaatatttttgttaaacgtattatttatgaaaagttacatatttaaataattgtgtaaagaaaaattttaagtttCTCATTAATACATTTTTGGATTTAAACAAAGTAACgatattaaaaaatgtgtaaATGAATTGACTAGAAGTTATATCActttaactaataattttgagatttctttttaaaaaaatgatattgagATTGAGTCATAAATATTATCTATTGTAAAATATACACATGATCGCTTGATCTCTTCTCAACTTATAGAGTactttgtgttttttatttttacaaaaacaaagtaTACTGTATATCCTACacaagtatatttttattttatattcaaatttcaa encodes the following:
- the LOC114369648 gene encoding CRIB domain-containing protein RIC10-like, producing MATTLKGIYKSFKYITQIFVVKEREMEIGYPTDVKHVAHIGWDGPSGTGPSWMNDFKTAPDFSTSLGNLGELSDPNAMAVTTSWSSQDFEVSTGSQPTSNIYKGIPSAGVSHAPKKSKKKKTKSASPSELVSASSRHSRATKSKATYSDREATPSSESLSASSRHSRATKSKATYSDREATPISQK
- the LOC114372051 gene encoding thiamine thiazole synthase 2, chloroplastic-like; protein product: MAAMATTTLSSNPKLSFFHGKPVTYSSRVAPTTKLFSSKQGTISMSLTQPPYDLQSFKFQPIKESIVSREMTRRYMTDMITYADTDVVIVGAGSAGLSCAYEISKNPAVSVAIIEQSVSPGGGAWLGGQLFSAMVVRKPAHLFLDELGVAYDEQEDYVVIKHAALFTSTIMSRLLARPNVKLFNAVAAEDLIVKEGRVAGVVTNWALVSMNHDTQSCMDPNVMEAKVVVSSCGHDGPFGATGVKRLKSIGMIDSVPGMKALDMNAAEDAIVRLTREIVPGMIVTGMEVAEIDGSPRMGPTFGAMMISGQKAAHLALKALGRNNAIDGTCGVGREEPQLIFASADTEEIVDA